In a single window of the Zea mays cultivar B73 chromosome 5, Zm-B73-REFERENCE-NAM-5.0, whole genome shotgun sequence genome:
- the LOC103626365 gene encoding uncharacterized protein At2g39910 isoform X1 translates to MPHAAATAAAALPRASLLVISAPLRDSLAAAPYEPPAGASASVKSLLASLLPSPSPPQPQLQEPAGKESGDLLLFCAAVLAASPEYPALHWVPASLVGAAAAAVNELAAAGGWGSVGDMVVAVAPEVVPPLKAVVKDSCVDADSDEIGAVKPPKEHAAVAAHQFRWLVSQVSYPKLGDLCSLVIPCALTTLDHWSPEVKVQGMVSFVHIAKNVKATELSLYEDAILDACCQNIPADDELWYQVIEVSVMLLTFTQRSNPRSPWYDRMLSEMLGHLERQPLNKERRVAWLTLIGPVFDAMGLFLLAHFRRLFSLFFQWMHTDDNKTVLLTLKQIHAIIKLTWIRKSPYTLRLVDELVLLYKESATRSNREIMRDHILEILVLLQNCKGHQFEEAWKKHELDPDLTMLLSTFNKLCIKNSSP, encoded by the exons ATGCCTcacgccgccgccaccgccgctgcgGCGCTCCCGCGTGCCTCTCTGCTCGTTATCTCGGCGCCGCTCCGCGACTCCCTCGCCGCGGCGCCGTACGAGCCCCCCGCGGGCGCATCCGCCTCCGTCAAGTCCCTCCTCGCCTCTCTCCTCCCTTCGCCTTCCCCTCCCCAGCCCCAGCTTCAGGAGCCGGCGGGTAAGGAGTCTGGGGACCTCCTCCTCTTCTGCGCTGCCGTACTCGCGGCCTCCCCGGAGTACCCCGCGCTGCACTGGGTCCCGGCGAGCCTCGTGGGCGCGGCCGCCGCCGCGGTGAACGAGCTGGCGGCGGCGGGAGGTTGGGGCAGCGTTGGGGATATGGTGGTGGCCGTGGCACCGGAGGTGGTGCCTCCTCTCAAGGCCGTGGTGAAGGACTCGTGCGTCGATGCTGACAGCGACGAGATTGGGGCTGTGAAGCCGCCCAAGGAGCACGCAGCAGTCGCCGCGCACCAGTTCCGGTGGCTGGTGTCTCAG GTAAGCTACCCTAAGCTCGGGGATTTGTGTTCGTTAGTCATTCCATGTGCCCTGACAACCTTAGATCATTGGTCACCAGAAGTTAAG GTACAGGGAATGGTAAGCTTTGTACACATAGCGAAGAATGTGAAAGCAACGGAATTAAGTTTGTATGAAGATGCCATACTTGATGCGTGCTGTCAGAACATTCCTGCAGATGATGAGTTATGGTACCAGGTTATTGAGGTATCTGTGATGTTGCTGACATTCACCCAGCGGAGCAATCCTCGTAGCCCCTG GTATGATCGAATGCTTAGTGAGATGTTGGGCCACCTGGAACGGCAGCCACTAAATAAAGAGCGTCGTGTTGCATGGTTGACCCTTATTGGGCCAGTTTTTGATGCTATGGGCCTCTTCCTGTTGGCACATTTTCGCCGCCTTTTCTCACTGTTTTTCCAATGGATGCACACTGATGATAATAAGACAGTTCTTCTG ACTTTAAAGCAAATACATGCCATTATCAAGCTTACCTGGATCAGGAAGTCACCTTATACTTTGAG GCTGGTGGACGAGCTTGTTCTATTATATAAAGAATCAGCCACAAGGAGCAACCGTGAAATCATGCGAGATCATATCCTGGAGATACTTGTACTGCTTCAGAA CTGCAAGGGACATCAATTTGAGGAAGCTTGGAAGAAACATGAACTAGACCCAGACTTGACGATGCTGCTGTCCACTTTCAATAAGCTTTGTATAAAAAACAGTTCACCGTGA
- the LOC103626365 gene encoding uncharacterized protein At2g39910 isoform X2: protein MPHAAATAAAALPRASLLVISAPLRDSLAAAPYEPPAGASASVKSLLASLLPSPSPPQPQLQEPAGKESGDLLLFCAAVLAASPEYPALHWVPASLVGAAAAAVNELAAAGGWGSVGDMVVAVAPEVVPPLKAVVKDSCVDADSDEIGAVKPPKEHAAVAAHQFRWLVSQVSYPKLGDLCSLVIPCALTTLDHWSPEVKVQGMVSFVHIAKNVKATELSLYEDAILDACCQNIPADDELWYQVIEVSVMLLTFTQRSNPRSPWYDRMLSEMLGHLERQPLNKERRVAWLTLIGPVFDAMGLFLLAHFRRLFSLFFQWMHTDDNKTVLLTLKQIHAIIKLTWIRKSPYTLRSTYLWIGWWTSLFYYIKNQPQGATVKSCEIISWRYLYCFRTARDINLRKLGRNMN, encoded by the exons ATGCCTcacgccgccgccaccgccgctgcgGCGCTCCCGCGTGCCTCTCTGCTCGTTATCTCGGCGCCGCTCCGCGACTCCCTCGCCGCGGCGCCGTACGAGCCCCCCGCGGGCGCATCCGCCTCCGTCAAGTCCCTCCTCGCCTCTCTCCTCCCTTCGCCTTCCCCTCCCCAGCCCCAGCTTCAGGAGCCGGCGGGTAAGGAGTCTGGGGACCTCCTCCTCTTCTGCGCTGCCGTACTCGCGGCCTCCCCGGAGTACCCCGCGCTGCACTGGGTCCCGGCGAGCCTCGTGGGCGCGGCCGCCGCCGCGGTGAACGAGCTGGCGGCGGCGGGAGGTTGGGGCAGCGTTGGGGATATGGTGGTGGCCGTGGCACCGGAGGTGGTGCCTCCTCTCAAGGCCGTGGTGAAGGACTCGTGCGTCGATGCTGACAGCGACGAGATTGGGGCTGTGAAGCCGCCCAAGGAGCACGCAGCAGTCGCCGCGCACCAGTTCCGGTGGCTGGTGTCTCAG GTAAGCTACCCTAAGCTCGGGGATTTGTGTTCGTTAGTCATTCCATGTGCCCTGACAACCTTAGATCATTGGTCACCAGAAGTTAAG GTACAGGGAATGGTAAGCTTTGTACACATAGCGAAGAATGTGAAAGCAACGGAATTAAGTTTGTATGAAGATGCCATACTTGATGCGTGCTGTCAGAACATTCCTGCAGATGATGAGTTATGGTACCAGGTTATTGAGGTATCTGTGATGTTGCTGACATTCACCCAGCGGAGCAATCCTCGTAGCCCCTG GTATGATCGAATGCTTAGTGAGATGTTGGGCCACCTGGAACGGCAGCCACTAAATAAAGAGCGTCGTGTTGCATGGTTGACCCTTATTGGGCCAGTTTTTGATGCTATGGGCCTCTTCCTGTTGGCACATTTTCGCCGCCTTTTCTCACTGTTTTTCCAATGGATGCACACTGATGATAATAAGACAGTTCTTCTG ACTTTAAAGCAAATACATGCCATTATCAAGCTTACCTGGATCAGGAAGTCACCTTATACTTTGAG ATCCACTTATTTGTGGATAGGCTGGTGGACGAGCTTGTTCTATTATATAAAGAATCAGCCACAAGGAGCAACCGTGAAATCATGCGAGATCATATCCTGGAGATACTTGTACTGCTTCAGAA CTGCAAGGGACATCAATTTGAGGAAGCTTGGAAGAAACATGAACTAG
- the LOC100284864 gene encoding alpha-L-fucosidase 2 precursor, protein MDMASSSVSAALLLAVSLAALHLCCRHGHGAGDAAGNGITAIYSLGDSITDTGNLVKEAPPGMFETIKHLPYGVTFGYPTGRCSDGLLMIDFLAQDLGLPFLNPYLGKNKSFDHGVNFAVAGATAVDPADQFNLPAVPVPFASKSLKVQLRWFKDFLKYTFGTDEEIRRRLQASLVLVGEIGGNDYNYAFFQAKPVAEVEKLIPGVVKTIVGAAKEVLDMGATRVIVPGNFPIGCVPGYLAMNAASSEPADYDSAGCLRELNDFAAKHNSRLRRAVADLQASYPGAAVAYADYFDSFLTLLHNASSFGFDAASTRKACCGAGAGEYNFDWRRMCGFPGTAACADPSTYLSWDGIHMTQAAYRAMSRLIYHGKYLQPQILSFPEKNGQT, encoded by the exons ATGGACATGGCCTCGTCCTCTGTATCAGCAGCTCTCCTCCTGGCTGTCTCCCTCGCCGCTCTGCACTTGTGCTGCCGCCATGGGCACGGTGCCGGCGACGCCGCCGGCAACGGCATCACTGCCATCTACAGCCTCGGCGACTCCATCACTGACACCGGGAACCTCGTCAAGGAGGCGCCTCCGGGCATGTTCGAGACCATCAAGCACCTCCCCTACGGCGTCACGTTCGGGTACCCGACCGGGCGGTGCTCCGACGGCCTCCTCATGATCGACTTCCTGG CTCAGGACCTGGGTCTCCCGTTCCTGAACCCGTACCTGGGCAAGAACAAGAGCTTCGACCACGGCGTCAACTTCGCCGTCGCCGGAGCCACCGCCGTGGACCCGGCCGACCAGTTCAACCTCCCCGCCGTCCCCGTGCCGTTCGCCTCCAAGTCCCTCAAGGTGCAGCTCCGGTGGTTCAAGGACTTCCTCAAGTACACCTTCGGCACCGATGAAG AGATTCGCAGACGGCTTCAAGCTTCTCTGGTTTTGGTCGGGGAGATCGGCGGGAACGACTACAACTACGCCTTCTTCCAGGCCAAGCCTGTGGCCGAGGTGGAGAAGCTCATCCCAGGGGTCGTGAAGACCATCGTCGGCGCCGCCAAGGAGGTGCTGGACATGGGCGCCACCAGGGTCATCGTCCCGGGCAACTTCCCCATCGGCTGCGTGCCGGGCTACCTGGCCATGAACGCCGCCTCGTCGGAGCCGGCGGACTACGACTCGGCGGGGTGCCTCCGGGAGCTCAACGACTTCGCCGCCAAGCACAACTCGCGGCTCCGGCGCGCCGTCGCCGACCTGCAGGCGTCGTACCCGGGCGCCGCCGTCGCCTACGCCGACTACTTCGACTCCTTCCTCACCCTCCTCCACAACGCCTCCTCGTTCG GTTTCGACGCCGCGAGCACGCGCAAGGCCTGCTGCGGCGCCGGTGCCGGCGAGTACAACTTCGACTGGCGGCGGATGTGCGGCTTCCCGGGGACGGCGGCGTGCGCTGACCCGTCCACGTACCTGAGCTGGGACGGCATACACATGACGCAGGCGGCGTACAGGGCCATGTCCAGGCTCATCTACCACGGCAAGTACCTGCAGCCACAGATACTGAGCTTCCCGGAGAAAAACGGGCAGACATAA